From Fulvivirga lutea:
TAGTGAAACCAAACTTAGGTACACGTCTTTGAAGTGGCATTTGACCACCTTCAAAACCTTTTTTCTTGCTGTAACCAGATCTTGATTGAGCACCTTTATGTCCTCTTGTAGAAGTACCACCTTTACCAGATCCTTGACCTCTACCTATTCTTTTCTTTCCTTTTACAGAACCCTCTGCAGGTTTTAATGTATTGAGTTTCATAATTATATCTCAGTTACAGATACCAAATGGTTCACTTTATTAATCATTCCGTTTACTTGTGGAGTTAATTCCACTTCAACAGATTTATTTATCTTACCTAAGCCTAAAGCTTTGATAGTTCTCTTTTGTACCTCAGGTCTTCCGATTGTACTTCTTACTTGTGAAATTTTAACTTTAGACATGATCTTATCCGTTAAATACTTTAGACAATGATACTCCTCTATCTTTAGCTACAGTAAAAGGATCTCTCATGTTGGTAAGAGCATCAAATGTTGCTTTTACCACGTTGTGAGGGTTAGATGATCCTTTAGATTTCGCAAGTACGTTATGTACACCTGCACTTTCTAATACAGCACGCATCGCACCACCAGCTATAACACCAGTACCAGGAGATGCTGGTTTCAACAATACGAAACCACCACTGTATTTACCTAAAGCCTCGTGAGGTACAGTTCCCTTAATAACAGGAACTTTCACTAAGTTTTTCTTTGCGTCATCAATTCCTTTAGTGATAGCGTCAGTTACTTCGTTAGCTTTTCCTAATCCGTAACCTACAACACCATTACCATCACCAACAACCACAATAGCAGAGAAGCTAAATCTTCTACCACCTTTCACCACTTTGGCTACTCTTTTGATGGCAACAACCTTTTCTTTAAGGTCGATTTCGCTTGCTTTCACTGATTTAATATTACTTTGAGACATAATGCTTTAAAATTTTAGACCTCCATCTCTTGCACCATCAGCTAAAGCTTTTACTTTACCATGATACAAATAACCATTTCTATCAAATACTACTTCTTTGATGCCGGCAGCAGATGCTTTTTCAGCGATCTTCTTACCTACTTCTATGGAAGTGTTAATATTTAGCTTAGAACCTAACTCTGCAGATGAAGATGCAGAAAGCGTCTGTCCTTTACTATCGTCAATAATCTGGGCGTAAATAGCCTTATTACTTTTAAAAACAGATAATCTTGGTCTTTCAGTAGTACCCTGAATTCTGTTTCTGATACCCTTTTTAATTCGAAGTCTTCTTCTAATCTTATTGAATGCCATCTCTTTAATTATTTAGCAGCTTGCTTACCAGCCTTACGTCTAACATACTGACCAACAAACTTGATACCTTTACCTTTGTAAGGCTCAACCTCTCTCAACGACTTAATTTTAGCCGCTACTTGTCCGATTAATTGCTTATCGTAACCTTCTAATGTTACTACCGGATTCTTACCTTTCTCAGTCTCAGCTGATACAGATAATTCACTTGGAATGGCCATCCAGATATTGTGAGAATATCCAAGGCTTAGTTCCAACACATTGTTTTGAGCGGTGGCTTTGTAACCTACCCCTACTAACTCCAACTGCTTCTTATATCCTTGGCTAACTCCTTCAAACATATTATGTATCAAAGACCTGTATAAACCATGAAGAGCTTTATGTCTCTTCTGTTCTGTTGGTCTTTCGATACTTAACGTGCCTTCATTTTCAACCAATTTGAAAGCAGGGTCAATTTTTTGTTTAAGCTCGCCTTTTGGTCCTTTTACAGAAATGATACCTTCCTTAGTATCATAATTGTAGGACACTCCGTCAACAAGCTTAATTGGTTTTTTCCCTATTCGTGACATTGATGTCTATTTAATTAATTCTTAGTAAACGTAACACAATACTTCTCCACCAACTTGAAGCTCTCTGGCTTCTTTGTCAGTAACAACACCTTTAGATGTAGATATGATAGCTACACCTAATCCGTTTAATACTCTTGGTAGAGCATCAGCCTTGGTATACTTTCTTAAACCAGGTTTACTCACTCTTTCAAGGTTATAAACAGCAGGCTTGTTATCTTCAGTGTACTTAAGCGCTATTTTTATATTACCCTGATGGTTTTTAGTATCCTCGAACTTATAGTTCAGGATATAACCTTTATCAAAAAGTACCTTCGTAAGTTCCTTTTTGATATTTGAGGCAGGTATATCAATTACCTTATGCTTTGCTTTAATAGCATTCCTCAAACGGGTCAAATAATCTGCTATTGGATCTGTCATTTTAATTTAAATCTAATTATATCCTTACTACCCCTGAAAACGGCCTGCAAAGATACAAACATTTTATTTCTTTAAAAATATATTTAAGAGAATTACCAGCTAGCTTTTGTAACACCTGGTATTTTACCTTCAGAAGCCATTTCTCTGAATGTAACCCTAGAGATT
This genomic window contains:
- the rplF gene encoding 50S ribosomal protein L6, which codes for MSRIGKKPIKLVDGVSYNYDTKEGIISVKGPKGELKQKIDPAFKLVENEGTLSIERPTEQKRHKALHGLYRSLIHNMFEGVSQGYKKQLELVGVGYKATAQNNVLELSLGYSHNIWMAIPSELSVSAETEKGKNPVVTLEGYDKQLIGQVAAKIKSLREVEPYKGKGIKFVGQYVRRKAGKQAAK
- the rpsE gene encoding 30S ribosomal protein S5 produces the protein MSQSNIKSVKASEIDLKEKVVAIKRVAKVVKGGRRFSFSAIVVVGDGNGVVGYGLGKANEVTDAITKGIDDAKKNLVKVPVIKGTVPHEALGKYSGGFVLLKPASPGTGVIAGGAMRAVLESAGVHNVLAKSKGSSNPHNVVKATFDALTNMRDPFTVAKDRGVSLSKVFNG
- the rpsH gene encoding 30S ribosomal protein S8, with translation MTDPIADYLTRLRNAIKAKHKVIDIPASNIKKELTKVLFDKGYILNYKFEDTKNHQGNIKIALKYTEDNKPAVYNLERVSKPGLRKYTKADALPRVLNGLGVAIISTSKGVVTDKEARELQVGGEVLCYVY
- the rpmD gene encoding 50S ribosomal protein L30, with the translated sequence MSKVKISQVRSTIGRPEVQKRTIKALGLGKINKSVEVELTPQVNGMINKVNHLVSVTEI
- the rplR gene encoding 50S ribosomal protein L18, translated to MAFNKIRRRLRIKKGIRNRIQGTTERPRLSVFKSNKAIYAQIIDDSKGQTLSASSSAELGSKLNINTSIEVGKKIAEKASAAGIKEVVFDRNGYLYHGKVKALADGARDGGLKF